The Hyphomicrobiales bacterium nucleotide sequence GTGACAATGAGTCAAAGCCATCTGACCATTCTGCAAGGTTGCCGTCTTGCAAAAGGCTTAAAATAGGATCATTGGTCTCAGCAAAAGCTGTACCCGCACCTGCAAATGTTGCACTCGCGCCTGCTAAAAATGCGCGCCTAGAAAACTTGCTTGTCACCAATCTTCTCCTAATTATAACTTTAGAGCCAACCTTAAACTGTAAATGTGTGCATTCTGTGGAAAATACAAGCGATATTTTACAGATTATCTATGCAAATACTGTTAAATTACCGCAAAACACATAACCTCACACAATTGTTATGACTGGAACAGTCCGTGATATCTAATTCCCATCTTTTGTGAGGGCTTCATTTTGCTAACTACCCTAATTGTCACCATTGCCATTTTTACAGTTGCATGGGCGGCTCATATTCCCAAAAATGATGCTGGAATTATTGATCTATTTTGGGGGCCGGGCTTTGCTGTGATCGCTATTATATGCTTTGTTCTGGGCGACCAGCACACGCTGCTTCATATAATTTTATTATTATCAACAATAACTTGGGGCCTTCGTCTTGGTTGGCATCTTACACTCAGACACAACAGGTCCGTGAATGAAGACAGGCGCTATGCAAAAATGCGCACGAAAAATGGCTCTTCTTTTTGGTGGATCAGTTTTTTTAAAATTTTTCTATTGCAGGCAGTGTTGATGTGGCTAATTGCAACACCACAACATCTTGGATTACTGTATTTTGATAACCCAATAGCCTCTTTTAAAAATTTTATATTTTTCATTGGGTTTTTAGTTTTTATTTTCGGGTTTTTATTTGAAACAATCGCCGATTGGCAGCTTAGCCAGTTCAAAATTAATAGAACGAATCACAATCAAACCATGTCAAAAGGTCTTTGGGCCTATTCGCGGCACCCTAATTACTTTGGTGAAGTCGTGCTTTGGTGGGGTTTTGGGCTAATGGCGTTGGCTCTAAGCGGTTCCGTGCTTTCGCTCGCTGGCCCTGCTCTTTTAACATTTCTGATTTTAAAAGTATCTGGTGTGTCGATGTTAGAAAAACATCTTGCACCAGAAAAAGAAAACTATCGAGACTATATCAAAAATACCAGCGCATTCTTTCCCAGACGGCCCGAATAAACCAATAAGAACCTAGCTCATCTCAAACAAAAAAGACCCCCGCATACACGCGAAGGTCTTTTATATTGAAAAGTCTTATATTTCCATCAATCCTCAGCACTAAACGCGACAAAGGATAAAGCGGCCTATAGACGATAAAGGATTTGATCTGTCCAAAAACGTTCTAAACGCATCAGTGATTTATTCAGCATTTCAAATTCACCCGCGCCGATACCACCAATTTTTTGAATAGACATTGTGTGACGCTCATAAAGATCAGTCACAATATCAGCAACTTCGCGTCCTTTATCCGTCAAGCTTACTCGAACTGAACGACGGTCCAAATCTGAACGCTGATGAGAAATATAACCAGATTCAACAAGTTTCTTAAGATTATAAGAAACGTTTGAGCCCAGATAATACCCACGGGTTCGCAATTCACCAGCCGTTAGATCGGCATCACCAATATTATAAAGAAGAAGTGCTTGCACACTATTCACATCAGAGCGGCCATTACGGTCAAACTCATCTTTAATTACATCCAAAAGCCGGCGGTGCAGTCTTTCTACTAACCGCAAAGACTCAAGATAATGAGGACGCAATACATCGATCTCATCTACGTGCTCTTCGGATTCTGCTACACCAATCATATTACTCATTTGCTTCGCCTTTCACTGTTTGGCGCTCTTTACCACACCTAACTTGAAAACGATTTTAGACGACAGCCGATAAAAACAGCTTAAAACTAATAGTTAAAATAGTAATAATCTTGAATTAGGCATTCTATATTAAACAAAACATGAAGATACCTTTTATTAAGGCTAATTAGTCGCTTTTTTCAATCGATTTGTTTCTTTTTCGGCGAAAAATGAGCAAATGGTAAAGCTGCACTAGATAATAGAATATGAGTAAAACCATAAGAAAAACGCCGAAAGTCAGCAATTTTAAATTAATTGGCTGGCCGGTAAAATGGAGCACCAGCAGCACTGTACCCATAATCCCCCATAAAATACGTGCCCAGCTCATACCAAGCCACAAGCCAACACCAAGCAGTGGCGTGACAACCGCCAGCACAGCCATGACGACACCTTGAAATTTATTTGCATTAAATGTCTGCTGTATATCGGGGCCGTTATATCCCAACACATGAGACCAAAACAAAATACTCACGCCCAGAATAAACAATGCCAGTATTCTCAAAAAAACGGATGATGCAATAGCGATGACATGCGGCTTTGGCTGTTTTTCCAATTCGCTCAATTCGTAATTATTCACTATCTCAACCATATTTGGCCTATTTTATTAAACAACGTTATTTCTGGGCTACAACACAAGCGAGAATCTCGTCTGGCTGATAATTTTATAGCAACATCAGGAATTATTGCCATAAAAGTTGGTTATTGTCATAAGTAAATACAGACCAAGAAAAGAGCCGGAGTATGGGCATGTTAAATCCGCCTAAAAAACCAAGAACGATTGTGGATAGCATTGTCGATCATCATCGCATGCGCAGAAACCGTAAAACAGATTGGGCGCGCAGGCTTGTTCGCGAGAACACCTTAAGCGCCGATGATCTGATATGGCCGATTTTTCTGACAGATGGTGAAAGCGAAAGCACACCCATTCCTTCCATGCCGGGCGTTTATCGCCATACGGTGGACCAAGCCATACGCGAAATTGAAAAAGCTGCAAAACTTGGCATTCCCGTTGTAGCGCTGTTTCCAAACACGGATCCTGACAAACGAGACGCTGAAGGCAGTGAAGCGCTAAACGAGAACAATCTCATTTGCACTGCTTGTCGAGCCATTAAAGCTGAACAATATCCCGTCGGCCTGATGTGCGACGTGGCACTTGATCCTTATACCAGCCATGGCCATGACGGGGTGATGAATGGTGAAACCATCCTAAATGATGAAACAGTTGATATATTATGTAACCAAGCCATCTTACAGGCAGAAGCTGGCGCTGATATCATTGCGCCATCTGACATGATGGACGGTCGAGTGGGCGCAATCCGTCAATCCCTCGATAGTGATGGTTTAAGCGACACTCAAATCATGTCTTATGCCGCCAAATATGCCTCTGCCTTTTACGGTCCGTTTCGTGATGCTGTTGGAACCAATTCGACGCTTGTCGGTGATAAACGCACTTATCAGATGGATCCGGCAAATACTGACGAAGCAATACACGAAGTACAACACGATATTGATGAAGGCGCTGATATGGTGATGATAAAGCCCGGCATGCCTTATCTGGACATTGTGCGCCGAGTGAAAGAGACCTTTCAAATGCCAACCTATGCCTATCAGGTATCTGGTGAATATGCGATGCTCATGGCCGCCATACAAAACGGATGGCTAGACGAAGATCGCGTTATTCTAGAAAGCCTGATGGCATTCAAGCGCGCGGGCGCAGATGGCGTTTTGACCTATTTCGCCCCGAAAGTTGCGGAAATGCTGCAAGAAAACCGATAATTAAGTGAATTTAGCGCAATAGAAGTTGATATTCCCTAAGCTATAACCACCTATTGTATGAGCAATCGGATAAGGAATATCGCCATGAGCACATCAAACATCACCCCTTCGCATGATGCTTTTGATTTTCCTGGCAATGCAAATTTGTTTGAAGGAGTTCTCTCCAGACGAGCGATGGCCTTTGTCATCGACTTTTTCTTCATCAGCATTTTGATATCAATAGCAACTGTTTTCCTCTTCATCGTAGGTATTGCGACATTTGGGTTATTATGGCTGGCGATAGCACCCGCAGCCTTTGCCATCGTCCTAGCTTATGTTGCCTTTACCACCGGCGGCAGACATTCTGCCACACTAGGCATGCGCGCCTTAGGCCTAGAAATACGCATGAGAGATGGCCGTAAATTATATATGATTATGGCGGTCTTTCACGCGCTAGCCTTTTATTTCTTTTCAACAGTTCTGACGCCGTTTGTTGTCCTGATTGGCCTCTTCACAAACCGTCAACGCCTACTCCATGATTTCATTTCAGGAGCTGTCGTG carries:
- a CDS encoding DUF1295 domain-containing protein, which translates into the protein MLTTLIVTIAIFTVAWAAHIPKNDAGIIDLFWGPGFAVIAIICFVLGDQHTLLHIILLLSTITWGLRLGWHLTLRHNRSVNEDRRYAKMRTKNGSSFWWISFFKIFLLQAVLMWLIATPQHLGLLYFDNPIASFKNFIFFIGFLVFIFGFLFETIADWQLSQFKINRTNHNQTMSKGLWAYSRHPNYFGEVVLWWGFGLMALALSGSVLSLAGPALLTFLILKVSGVSMLEKHLAPEKENYRDYIKNTSAFFPRRPE
- a CDS encoding MarR family winged helix-turn-helix transcriptional regulator is translated as MSNMIGVAESEEHVDEIDVLRPHYLESLRLVERLHRRLLDVIKDEFDRNGRSDVNSVQALLLYNIGDADLTAGELRTRGYYLGSNVSYNLKKLVESGYISHQRSDLDRRSVRVSLTDKGREVADIVTDLYERHTMSIQKIGGIGAGEFEMLNKSLMRLERFWTDQILYRL
- a CDS encoding DUF6163 family protein encodes the protein MNNYELSELEKQPKPHVIAIASSVFLRILALFILGVSILFWSHVLGYNGPDIQQTFNANKFQGVVMAVLAVVTPLLGVGLWLGMSWARILWGIMGTVLLVLHFTGQPINLKLLTFGVFLMVLLIFYYLVQLYHLLIFRRKRNKSIEKSD
- the hemB gene encoding porphobilinogen synthase, whose protein sequence is MLNPPKKPRTIVDSIVDHHRMRRNRKTDWARRLVRENTLSADDLIWPIFLTDGESESTPIPSMPGVYRHTVDQAIREIEKAAKLGIPVVALFPNTDPDKRDAEGSEALNENNLICTACRAIKAEQYPVGLMCDVALDPYTSHGHDGVMNGETILNDETVDILCNQAILQAEAGADIIAPSDMMDGRVGAIRQSLDSDGLSDTQIMSYAAKYASAFYGPFRDAVGTNSTLVGDKRTYQMDPANTDEAIHEVQHDIDEGADMVMIKPGMPYLDIVRRVKETFQMPTYAYQVSGEYAMLMAAIQNGWLDEDRVILESLMAFKRAGADGVLTYFAPKVAEMLQENR
- a CDS encoding RDD family protein, which encodes MSTSNITPSHDAFDFPGNANLFEGVLSRRAMAFVIDFFFISILISIATVFLFIVGIATFGLLWLAIAPAAFAIVLAYVAFTTGGRHSATLGMRALGLEIRMRDGRKLYMIMAVFHALAFYFFSTVLTPFVVLIGLFTNRQRLLHDFISGAVVVNRDALPKQ